The following DNA comes from Triticum aestivum cultivar Chinese Spring chromosome 3D, IWGSC CS RefSeq v2.1, whole genome shotgun sequence.
GATCTCCTTTTCTTTCCAGCATGGACGTATTCCTTGCCATCATGGATCATTAAAACACCCCTCTCCTTGCTGAATGCATCAATATGGGTCTTCATAACATACTACGTCATCGGATTTGATCCCAATGTAGAGAGGTAAGGAAACTAATACTACTCCATACTTTTTTTTATGAATATATTGCAGAAGCTAACAGAAGTAATGAATTACTGCAGACTTTTTAGACAGTTCCTGCTCCTCTTAGTAATGAGTGAGACGGCATCTGGCCTCTTCCGCTTCATTGCTGGTCTTGCAAGGAATCAGATTGTTGCGAACACCATTGGTTCATTCTTCTTACTAATCTGTATGCTTACAGGCGGATTCGTCCTGTCAAGAGGTATGAAATAATACCAGCCTAAACACCATGGTTGAGATAGCGAGCTAAGAATGCTTCGAGCAAATTGCCTAAGTGCAGTTGCTATCGGCACATTAAATGTGATGCTTTATATGAGAATTGCAAATTAAACTGTTGCTCTATATTTTTTTAACAGAGAATGTGAAGAAATGGTGGATATGGGGGTATTGGATATCACCACTGATGTATGCGCAAAATGCCATATCAGTAAATGAATTCCTAGGTGACAGCTGGAATAAGGTAAGGAGTTCATAAATTATTCAGAAAGGGTAAATAATCATCTAACTGAAAATGGTAGACTAAATCATATTGATACTGCTATATTACAGACAATCCCTGGTTTCAAAGAACCACTTGGAAGACTAGTTCTGGAATCTCGTGGAATGTTTACTGAGGCAAAATGGTATTGGATTGGTGTTGGTGCATTGCTCGGATATGTGCTGCTATTCAATGCCCTCTACACCATCTGCCTCACATTTCTCAAACGTGAGTTACAATAACTTGTATTTACGTACCAATAGAAAGGGTCCTTACAATTGGAGGTCTATTTTTAATCTTATACATTTTGCTCTGCAGCATTTGACAGCAATCAGCAAACAATATCTGAAGAAACGATGAAGATAAAACAAGCTAATTTAACTGGTGAAATTCTGGAAGAAACATTAGGAGGGAATAACAATACAGCAACACTCGGTAAAGTACTTGTTTTTACATTCATCaatcaaaatatgatatgcaatataatggatttaaaaataatcccTTGAATATGTCCATTAGATACTGCAGATGAGAGCAACGGTGAATCAACTGCAAACAACACAACAGTGAATTCTTGTCCAAGCAAGAAAGGAATGATCCTCCCTTTTACACCTCTCTCCCTCACATTTGAAGATATAAGATACAGTGTAGACATGCCAGAGGTATTCATTTTTAATGGAAATATTAAAATTACAAAATTTGCTACATATTCATGCTCACTGTGCAAATTCACCTATGTGTGTACCATTATATATAATGGCTTATCCGATAAAAATGCAGGAAGTCAAAGCACAAGGTGTGAAAGAGGACAGATTGGAACTGTTGAAGGGTATCAGCGGTTCATTTAGGCCAGGTGTGCTTACAGCTCTCATGGGTGTCAGTGGTGCCGGTAAGACCACACTGATGGATGTGCTGGCTGGGAGGAAGACCAGTGGATACGTAGAGGGCAACATTACAATATCTGGCTACCCAAAGAAGCAAGAAACTTTTGCTCGTGTGTCAGGATACTGCGAGCAGAATGATATCCATTCACCAAATGTGACCGTCTACGAGTCCCTTGCATTCTCTGCATGGCTACGATTACCGGCTGATGTTGATTCCTCAACAAGAAAGGTTTGCAAAGAACGAAGACTCTACTATAATTTGAATAGTAATACATCACATAataagcatatactccctccgtttctaaatataagtctttttagagatttcagtaAGGACTACATacagatatatatagacatattttagagtgtagattcactcattttgctccgtatgtagtccgcattagaatctctaaaaagacttgcatttaggaacggagagatATCATAGAAGAACATGATGAGATTATTTAGTCAGTCTTTTCTCCTTTTTATACAGTTTATTATTTAATTGTGTGCTGTACTAACTAATTCATCGCACCAAACCTGGTACACAGATGTTCATCGACGAGGTCATGGAGCTTGTGGAGCTTTCCCCCTTAAAGGATTCATTGGTTGGACTACCTGGTGTGACTGGATTAtcaactgagcaaaggaaaagacTAACAATTGCAGTGGAGCTGGTAGCTAACCCTTCTATCATTTTCATGGATGAACCAACATCTGGACTTGATGCAAGAGCTGCAGCCATTGTCATGAGGACAATAAGGAATACAGTGGATACAGGAAGGACAGTAGTTTGCACAATTCACCAACCAAGCATCGACATATTTGAATCTTTTGATGAGGTACTAAAACCTTTTATTATAGTACATGTATTTTGAGAAGAAAAGGAACAACAACACATTGGCAGTTAACTATGTCCGCAGACACTTTTAACAACTAATGGTCATACGTGTCTATGCAGCTCTTCCTGATGAAACGAGGAGGTGAAGAGATTTATGTAGGTCCACTGGGACGCCATTCATGTGAATTGATCAGATATTTTGAGGTGAGTTAAGAGAGAGAGAAAAGTATTGTATGTTTCCATATGCAGTTTTGCATTGAATAAGCTTGTCATTTAACTGCTTCACTTTGATTCTACCAAGGCTATTGAAGGTGTGAGCAAGATAAAAGACAGCTATAATCCTTCAACATGGATGCTGGAAGTGACTAGTGCAGTACAAGAACAGATAACTGGGATCAACTTCAGCCAAGTATACAAGAATTCTGAACTATATGAGTAGGTTCTTGGTGGCATTATTGTCCATACTTTAAAATCTAATCAAATACTCAAAAATTGTGGACATTTCTAGTTTCAATTTTAAACCTTATCTTaatatttttcaattttggttGTGTTTCAggatgaacaaaaaaataataaagGAGCTAAGCACACCCCCCAAAGGTTCAAATGACCTATCCTTTCCAACACAGTACTCGCAGAACTTTCTCACACAATGTTTCGCTTGCCTGTGGAAGCAAAGTCAGTCATATTGGAGAAATCCCCCATATACTGCTGTCAAATACTTCTACACCGTAGTAATGGCACTCTTGTTTGGAACAATGTTCTGGGGCATTGGCAGCAAAAGGTAATAATATATACAAAAGAATAAACGGGACTCCAGTCCCCATGTATTGAAATTAACCGGGGCTATTTCACTCTTGCAGGCAGAGTCAACAGGACTTGTTCAATGCCATGGGTTCCATGTACGCCTCAGTTTTGTACATGGGGGTACAGAATTCCGCGACAGTTCAGCCAGTTGTGGCTGTTGAGCGCACTGTCTTTTATAGGGAAAGAGCGGCTCACATGTACTCGCCTTTGCCATATGCTTTGGGGCAGGTACAGTTTACTTGGCGTAAACTTTATTATTTGGTAACTTTATTAATTTATAAATGCTAACAAGATAAGACTAGAAATCAGATGCAAGCATGACCAAACGTGGATCATACTGAATTCATACAGAAAATAAGGTTAAACTAATTTTCTCATTAAGTGGAGAGAAACAAAAGAACAATAAGTCCCCCTAACATGTGTTCCCATTTGCAGGTCGCAATTGAACTTCCATACATCTTTGTTCAGTCTTTAATATATGGCGTGATAGTGTATGCCATGATTGGGTTCGAATGGACAGCTGTGAAGCTGTTCTGGTAcctgttcttcatgttcttcaccCTATCATACTACACATTTTACGGGATGATGACGGTGGGCCTGACTCCAAACTACAACATCGCTTCCGTTGTTTCCTCGGCATTCTACACCATGTGGAACCTCTTCTCGGGATTTATAATACCAAGAACAGTAAGTATACTAGTATCTGTTATCAACAGTGAACGGACTTTGCTCCTTGTTTTCCCTAACATACATTCTAATTGGCTGCTTTAACTCTTTCTACAGAGAATCCCAATATGGTGGAGGTGGTATTACTGGCTCTGCCCTGTTTCGTGGACACTCTATGGTCTGGTAGCTTCACAGTTTGGGGACGTAACCGAGAAGTTGGACAATGGCATGCTCGTGTCCGAGTTTGTCGGGAGCTACTTTGGTTACCATCACGACTTCCTGTGGGCGGTCGGTCTGGTGGTCGCCTCGTTTGCAGTTCTCTTTGCTTTCCTCTTCGGACTCTCTATCAAGCTATTCAACTGGCAGAAGAGATGAGTAACCAACTAACCAAAGAAGACACATCTGAGTTCGATAAGAGGTCATTGTAGTTGTATAGTACTACTGATATGAAAATTAATACTAGCGGATAGATCTGAGGATGTGGAGATTCAATTGTACAGCCGAGCCTATACAATTCCTAGAAACGCAGCAGCAAGTTCAGTTTCAACTATTTGGTCAAGAAGCTAGGAATATATTCACAACAGTGTTAACACAATAGTATTATCAAATCTCAACTAGCAGTAGCTGCTTTCTTAAGATGTAAGAATGTTAATCCTTGGAATGGAAATAAAATGGGAGAATTTGATTTGCAGCACTAACCAAATAAACATCGAACACCTTCTACTTGTTCTTGACAAGCAGCCGCCCAATCCCAAGCATCTCCTCACCGCTGCCCTCCTCGAGCCGCCAGCATAGGCAGCCGCCGGCGACCcgacctctctccctccctcccccgaTTCGGAGTTAATGCCGAGGTACTCCACCATCCTGGCCTGGGTCGATCCCCCACCCTCCGCCGAAACGGCGGTTCGGGATAGATGCGGAGCCGGGCGGGGAAACCCGCGGCGGCGTCGCCGCGGCCCCTCGGGAGGTGGTGGAGATGCTGGGGGGCAGCGACCGCCCGTACGGCGCGGGCCGGGACGAGTCGACCTCGCCGCCATGGTCGCCGTCGTCCACTCCTTCCCACTCCTGCTTCTCGGTGGGACATGTCAGGATGTCTGAAGGCTTGGCAAGTTGGCATCTCTGAACTGAAGAATAGAATGGGCAGCGCAATCGGCTCCTTCAGAAGTTCAGAAAAACGTTGGGTACAATTTTTTTTAACAGAGTACAgacgcaagcactcatatacatgcgcatacacttACCCCTGTGAACATATACAGCACACCCTATCCTTATGAGCACCTCTGAGAggctgagccggcatatcatcttgagatttacgaggTCCTCGTAGGCGACGacatccagaaataatgcgagcatcgGGACTTGAACCATGGTGGGTTGAGCATACCAGTACCActgtccttctaaccatccaaccacggtTTGATTCACACGTTGGGATGCAAATTGAGATACAAATAGTAAGTCTAAATTCTACAGGAAGAGAAGATGATGAGGATAAGATTGTATTTTTAGAGGGTGATGAAGATTGTGGACGTCGGTCTTAAAGCATCTCCAATAACTTCTGTAAAAAAAATCTTGTAAAAGTCGTTTTACGAGATGTCATATAATTTAGGAGAAGTTATTTTATGATTACTGCTACCttttgagcattgcgttggttttcacttaaaaaggaaagggtgatgcagtaaagtagcgtaagtatttccctgagtttttgagaaccaaggtatcaatccagtaggaggtcacgctcaagtccctcgcacctacacaaacaaataaaaacctcgcaaccaacgcaataaaggggttgtcaatcccttcacggtcacttacgaaaatgagatctgatagatatgataagataatatttttggtatttttataataaagatgcaaagtaaaattaaaaggcaataaaaatagctaagtgctggaagattaatatgatggaaaatagacctgggggccataggtttcactagtggcttctctcaagagcataagtattacggtgggtgcacaaattactgttgagcaattgatagaattgagcataattatgagaatatctaggtatgatcatgtatataggcatcacgttcgtgacaagtacaccgactcctgcctgcatctactactattactccacacatcgaccactatccagcatgcatctagagtattaagttcaaaagaacagagtaatgctttaagtaagatgacatgatgtagagggttaaactcatgcaatatgatataaaccccatcttgttatcctcaatggcaacaatacaatacgtgccttgctgtccctgctgtcactgggaaaggacaccgcaagattgaacccaaagctaagcacttctcccattgcaagaaagatcaatctagtaggccaaaccaaactgataattcgaagagacttgcaaagataaccaatcatacataaaagaattcagagaagattcaaatattgttcatagataaacttgatcataaacccacaattcatcggtctcaacaaacacaccgcaaaagaagattacatcgaatagatctccacgagaatcgtggagaactttatattgagatccaaagagagagaagaagccatctagctaataactatggacccgaaggtctgaggtaaactactcacacatcatcggagaggctatggtgttgatgtagaagccctccgtgatcaatgccccctccggcaggacgccggaaaaggccccaagatgggatctcacgggtacagaaggttgcggcggtggaattaggttttcgtggatgcctctgttggtttgggggtacgtaggtatatataggaggaagaagtacgtcggtggagcaacgtgggccccacgagggtggagggcgcgccccctgcctcgtgctctcctggttgatttcttgacgtagactccaagtcccctggatcacgtttgttccgaaaatcacgttcccgaaggtttcattccgtttggactccgtttgatattttttttctgcaaaactctgaaataggcaaaaaaaaagggcaattttgggctgggcctccggttaataggttagtccaaaaataatataaaactgtataacaaagcccattaatcatcaaaaacagaatataatatagcatgaagcaataaaaaattatagatacgtaggagacgtatcaagcatccccaagcttaattcctgctcgtcctcgagtaggtaaatgataaaaacggaatttttgatgcggaatgctacttggcataattttttaatgtaaccctcttaattgtggtatgaatattcagatccgaaagattcaagataaaagtttaatattgacataaaagcaataatacttcaagcatactaactaagcaattatgtcttctcaaaataacatggccaaagaaatttcatccctagaaaatcatatagtttagtcatgctccattttcatcacacaagaatgctctcatcatgcacaaccccgatgacaagccaatcaattgtttcatactttagtaatctcaaaaaatttcaaccttcacgcaatacatgagcgtgagccatggatatagcactatgggtggaatagaatataatgatgggggttatgtggagaagacaaaaaaaggagaaagtctcacatcaacgcggctaatcaacgggctatggagatgcccatcgattgatgttaatgcaaggagtagggattgccatgcaacggatgcgctagagctataaatgcatgaaagctcaacaaaagaaactaagtgggcgtgcactACGGGAAACAGATAATTTGCCGTCGGGAGGCGTATTTGCCGTCTGCTTTTCGTCGGGCCAGACGGCAAAGACAAGGTTTGCCGTCTGCTGCATACGGCAAAGAAATACTAACGGCAAAatagactttgccgtctgccaaaacAATAACAGACGGCACAAACTTTGCCGTCTGTTCTTTTGTTCTGCAGACGGCAAAGTAAGATGTTTGCCTTCTGTATTTTATTtggtagacggcaaagagaaaacacATCACGCGGATTGATCACGCGGATCCGTGACGTGGCAAGATCCAAAACAGACGTCCTCTTCCACCGTAGCCGTCGgacacacgcacccacccacccacaggTCAGGGCCCCACCCATGAGGCCTGCCCCGACCCACGACCCCCACGCCCCACGCgcccatctcctctctctctccttatCCCCACAgcgccctcctctctcctgctCCTCTCTCCGTCTCCCCCGGCCAGAGCCACGCCGCCGACCAGCTTCCTCATATctcctgcttcctcctctctcccAGCACCCCCCCGCCCGTCCGGCGTCCTCGGGCAGCCGCACGCCCGCACGCCGCCGGCCAGCACCTGCCCGTCAACCCGTCCCCGAGCAGCCGCACGCCCGCACGCCGCCGGCCAGCACCTGCCCGTCACCCCATCCCCGAGCAGCCGGCTCCGCGCCCATCGCTCCTCCGGCCGGCGCCACGCCCGCCCGTTCCCGAGCAGCCGGCTCCGCGCCCGTCGCTCCTCCGGCCGGCGCCGCGCCCGCCCATCCCCGAGAAGCCGCACTCCACGCCGCTCGTTCGTCCTTCCAGCACCGCGCCCCTCGCCTGCCTGTCCATCATCGTCAGCGTGcagcaccgccgtcgccgccgcgttcAACTCCAGCGCCGCCACGTGAAGCTCCTCCGTCTCCGCCACGTGAAGCTCCTCCGTCTCCGCCACGTGAAGCTCCGCCAGCTCGCCAGCGCTGCGTGAAGCTCCACCCTCCTCTCTTCCGCGGCTCGTCCTCCCTCCTACACGGCCGCCAAACAACAATATGGCATGACCAGACGTTGACCATGACGACGCGCGACGCGGCCCTCTCGGCGCTGTTGGGCGAGCAGCTCAgttccggcgagctccgcctcAATCTGATTTGGTTATGTATGAGTTTGCTGCTTTACTAGTGTCGTTGTCCCCTTTTGGGTGTGCGTCCTTAGTTGATCTTAGTTTTTAATTCTGTCATTTAGGCTTGTAGTCTTTGCTGGGGCAGCGGTGGGGCTGTCCTCCGCGTGCTGATTTGGTACTGTGTAAGACAATTTGGTTTCTTTGCTATGTAATGGAGCCGGACCTCTTGTGCTCTTTTCCTCTAAAAAAATGGTTGTTGGGCGAGATGCTCTGGTCCGGCgtattttaaaaaaaacaaaaaaaaacaaacttTGCCGTCTGTATTTTAATCTGATTGACGACAAAGCACACTATTTGACTGACAGCAAAGaaaagttctttgccgtctgctatttTTGTGGCAGACAGCAAATTCACAGTTtggctgacggcaaaatctttgccgtctgttcgatgaaaagctgacggcaaaatattctttgccgacttatctttgccgtctgactttgccgtctgcttcctgacggcaaaatctttgccgtctggatttaggtctttgccgtctgtggcccacagacggcaaattacctgtttcctatagtggtgcatccaacttgcttgctcacgaagacctagggcatttgaggaagcccattattggaatatacaagccaagttctataataaaaaattcccactagtatatgaaagtgacaaaacgagagactctctatcatgaaaatcatggtgctactttgaagcacaagtgtggaaaaaaggatagtagcattgcccctttatatatatatatatatttttgggcctcactctttctttttatttggcctttctcttttttattgggacaatgctctatgaatgaagatcatcacacttttatttatttacaactcaatgattacaactcgatactagaacaaagtatgactctatatgaatgcttccggcggtataccgggataggcaatgaatcaagagtgacatgtaggaaaaattatgaacggtggctttgccacaaatacgatgtcaactacatgatcatgcaaatcaatatgacaatgatgcacgtgtcatgataaacggaacggtggaaagttgcatggcaatatatctcggaatggctatggaaatgccataataggtaggtatggtggctgttttgaggaagatataaggaggtttatgtgtgacagagcgtatcatatcacggggtttggatgcaccggcgaagtttgcactaactctcaatgtgagaaagggcaatgcacggtaccgaagaggctagcaatgatggaagggtaagattgcatataatccatggactcaacattagtcataaagaactcacatacttattgcaaaaatctacaagtcatcaaaaaccaagcactacgcgcatgctcctagggggatagatgttggaaatatgccctagaggcaataataaatggttattattatatttctgtgttcatgataatagtctattgttcatgctataattgtattgtccggaaatcgtaatacatgtgtgaatacatagaccacaaagtgtccctagtaagcctctagttgactagctcgttgatcaacagatagtcatggtttcctgactatggacattggatgtcattgataacgggatcacatcattaggagaatgatgtgatggacaagacccaatcctaagcatagcataaaagatcgtgtagtttcttttgctagagcttttccaatgtcaagtatcttttccttagaccatgagatcgtgcaactcccggataccgtaggagtgctttgggtgtgccaaacgtcacaacgtaactgggtgactataaaggtgcattacgggtatctccaaaagtgtctgttgggttggcacggatcgagactgggatttgttactccgtgtgacggagaggtatctctgggcccactcggtaatgcatcatcataatgagctcaatgtgactaaggcgttagtcacgggatcatgcattgcggtacgagtaaagagacttgccggtaacgagattgaacaaggtattgggataccgatgatcgaatctcgggcaagtaacataccatttgacaaagggaattgcatacggattgattgaatcctcgacaccgtggttcatccgatgagatcatcgtggagcatgtgggagccaacatgggtatccagatcccgctgttggttattgaccggagaggcgtctcggtcatgtctgcatgtctcccgaacccgtagggtctacacacttaaggtccggtgacgctagggttgtagagatatatgtatgcggaaacccgaaagttgttcggagtcccagatgagatcccggacgtcacgagaggttccagaatggtccggaggtgaagaattatatataggaagtccagtttcggccaccgggaaagtttcgggggttatcggtattgtaccgggaccaccggaaggtcccgggggtccaccgggtggggccacctatcccggagggccccgtgggctgaaagtggaagggaaccagcccttagtgggctggggcgccccccttgggcctccccccatgcgcctagggttggaaaccctaggggggggagcttcccccttgccttggggggcaaggcacccctttccccccacttggccgccgcccccccccccccttgagatcccatctcttggggctggcgcacccccccaggggcctatataaaggggggagggagggcaggacacaacagccttgggcgcctccctcctccctgctacacctctctctctctcgcagaagctcgacgaagccctgccggggacccgctacatccaccaccacgccgtcgtgctgttggatctccatcaacctctcctcccccttgctggatcaagaaggaggagacgtcgctgcaccgtacgtgtgttgaacgcggaggtgccgtacgttcggcactcggtcatcggtgatttggatcacggcgagtacgactccgtcatcaacgttcattggaacgcttccgctcgcgatctacaagggtatgtagatgcactcctttcccctcgttgctagtagactccatagatgcatcttggtgagcgtaggaaaattttaaattatgctacgattcccaacagtggcatcatgagccaggtctatgcgtagttactatgcacgagtagaacacaaagtagttgtgggcgttgagtttgccaattcttcttgccgctactagtcttttcttgtttcggcggcattgtaggatgaagcggcccggaccgaccttacacgtactcttacgtgagacaggttccaccgactaacatgcacaagttgcataaggtggctagcgggtgtctgtctctcctactttagtcggaacggattcgatgaaaagggtccttatgaagggtaaatagaaattggcaaatcacgttgtggtcatacgtaggtaagaaacgttcttgctagaaacctacaaaccacgtaaaaaaacttgcaacaacaattagaggacgtctaacttgtttttgcagcaagtgctatgtgatgtgatatggccagaagatgtgatgaatgatatatgtgatgtatgagattgatcatattcttgtaataggaatcacgacttgcatgtcgatgattatgacaaccggcaggagccataggagttgtctttattattttgtatgacctgcgtgtcattgaataacgccatgtaaattactttactttattgctaaacgcgttagccatagaagtagaagtaatcgttggcgtgacgacttcatgaagacacaatgatggagatcatgatgatggagatcatggtgtcatgccggtgacaaagatgatcatggtgccccgaagat
Coding sequences within:
- the LOC123080631 gene encoding ABC transporter G family member 53, whose translation is MDDAGEIHRGFGGLRRGGSSNAFSRSSHRADEHDDEEALRWAALERLPTRDRARTAVLDHFPGRDDGVRAVDVGRLAPGERAALLRRVASVADDHGRFLARFKERVDRVGIELPTIEVRYENLCVEAEAYVGSRGLPTILHTYANVLEGMANSLHITPNRKQKISVLHNVSGTIKPHRMTLLLGPPGAGKTTLLLALAGTLPSSLEMSGKITYNGHTMDEFVPRRSAAYVSQNDLHIGELTVRETVNFSAKCQGSGHRFDLLMELSRREKEANIKPDPEIDVYLKAAATGEQKAEVVTNHILKILGLDMCADTIVGNNMLRGISGGQKKRVTTAEMLVTPGRALFMDEISTGLDSSTTFQIVNSIRQTIHILGGTAVISLLQPAPETYELFDDIILLSDGQVVYNGPREHVLGFFESVGFKCPERKGVADFLQEVTSRKDQRQYWIHSDETYRYVAVKNFAEAFQSFHVGQAIRSELSVPFDKSRSHPAALKTSKYGASMKELLKANINREMLLMRRNSFVYIFKATQLTLMAIITMTVFLRTNMHHDSITNGGIYMGALFFGIVMIMFNGLAEVGLTVAKLPVFFKQRDLLFFPAWTYSLPSWIIKTPLSLLNASIWVFITYYVIGFDPNVERLFRQFLLLLVMSETASGLFRFIAGLARNQIVANTIGSFFLLICMLTGGFVLSRENVKKWWIWGYWISPLMYAQNAISVNEFLGDSWNKTIPGFKEPLGRLVLESRGMFTEAKWYWIGVGALLGYVLLFNALYTICLTFLKPFDSNQQTISEETMKIKQANLTGEILEETLGGNNNTATLDTADESNGESTANNTTVNSCPSKKGMILPFTPLSLTFEDIRYSVDMPEEVKAQGVKEDRLELLKGISGSFRPGVLTALMGVSGAGKTTLMDVLAGRKTSGYVEGNITISGYPKKQETFARVSGYCEQNDIHSPNVTVYESLAFSAWLRLPADVDSSTRKMFIDEVMELVELSPLKDSLVGLPGVTGLSTEQRKRLTIAVELVANPSIIFMDEPTSGLDARAAAIVMRTIRNTVDTGRTVVCTIHQPSIDIFESFDELFLMKRGGEEIYVGPLGRHSCELIRYFEAIEGVSKIKDSYNPSTWMLEVTSAVQEQITGINFSQVYKNSELYEMNKKIIKELSTPPKGSNDLSFPTQYSQNFLTQCFACLWKQSQSYWRNPPYTAVKYFYTVVMALLFGTMFWGIGSKRQSQQDLFNAMGSMYASVLYMGVQNSATVQPVVAVERTVFYRERAAHMYSPLPYALGQVAIELPYIFVQSLIYGVIVYAMIGFEWTAVKLFWYLFFMFFTLSYYTFYGMMTVGLTPNYNIASVVSSAFYTMWNLFSGFIIPRTRIPIWWRWYYWLCPVSWTLYGLVASQFGDVTEKLDNGMLVSEFVGSYFGYHHDFLWAVGLVVASFAVLFAFLFGLSIKLFNWQKR